In Topomyia yanbarensis strain Yona2022 chromosome 2, ASM3024719v1, whole genome shotgun sequence, one DNA window encodes the following:
- the LOC131682745 gene encoding DNA mismatch repair protein spellchecker 1 — MANLKPLQCLNLDTNQQKKFMKFYKSLPDKPSTTIRFFDRSDYYSSHGPDAEFVAKSVFKSTNVVKIMAPAGLDSELPYVVLSKNNFEGFVRDLLLIRNYRVEVYTNKGPTKTSNEWVLEFKGSPGNLTQFEDLLFSNNDMVAGSALIALHVKQQAKQKVIGISCVEMNERIFSVSEIVDNDFYSELEALVVILGPKECILPSGDAEYERIINLLKRNNVVVTFKKKQDFSLEKNDVIQDLNKLLRFSKGQRESANTMPETSNTIALAALGVAIRYLEIVNDSSNHGQYQIKMLNLNRFVHMDAAAVTALNLFPKPGVSMTSAAFKWHSVLGVLDRCRTPQGHRLMAQWIKQPLRGYDMIKDRHDIVECLVDSAVVRAELHDLHMKRLPDILLVVRRLLKKKSSLQDIFRLYQVVLRTPKILQLLETVENTAVRSIILIPMKDTLGDLKLFKAMVEQILDLEAVERGEYLVKHTFDDQLKELKEQMDEIQGKMKRLLSKVASELGLEGNSIKLDFVGHHGFHFRISLKDETLIRKSTKFQILDAIKGGVRFTNEKLTDFNAAFASSKESYEEQQKSIVDEVIRIAIGYVEPWTILNNQIAQLDCFLSFAVAATSAPEPYVRPRMHPEGEGSLKLVSLRHPCLELQEDVSYIANDAEFQKDKTTMYIITGPNMGGKSTFIRSVGVAVFMAHMGAFVPCAEADITLVDSILGRIGANDNLSKGLSTFMVEMVETAGIIRTATDKSLVIIDELGRGTSTYEGCGIAWSIAEYLAKEKKCFTLFATHFHEIAEMAETIKTVYSCHMEAIADKENFTLLYHVKPGVMQKSFGIQVARLANFPDDVVELAQRLYDECEGHYTQLQADNDEEGIKVFLASLDKITNVNPHSDEAVQTMLQDVRSCVRNCNSPYFRKTFPNLYV; from the exons AAACCTTCAACTACGATACGCTTCTTCGATCGATCAGACTACTACAGCTCCCACGGTCCCGATGCAGAGTTTGTCGCAAAAAGTGTATTCAAATCAACGAACGTAGTCAAAATCATGGCCCCGGCTGGTTTAGATTCAGAGCTACCGTACGTCGTGCTGagcaaaaataattttgaaggcTTTGTTCGAGATCTTTTACTTATACGCAACTATCGGGTAGAGGTCTACACGAATAAGGGGCCCACGAAGACGTCTAACGAATGGGTATTAGAGTTCAAAGGATCGCCAGGAAACTTGACTCAATTTGAAGATCTGCTATTTTCCAACAATGACATGGTTGCAGGCTCTGCGTTGATTGCGCTACACGTGAAACAGCAAGCCAAGCAGAAAGTTATTGGAATATCTTGTGTTGAAATGAACGAACGGATTTTTTCGGTATCTGAGATTGTTGACAACGATTTTTACTCGGAGCTTGAGGCTTTGGTTGTTATTCTGGGTCCAAAAGAGTGCATTTTGCCCTCAGGGGATGCTGAG TATGAACGCATTATAAATCTATTAAAAAGAAATAATGTCGTAGTGACCTTCAAGAAGAAACAAGACTTTTCTCTAGAAAAAAATGACGTCATACAAGATTTGAACAAACTGCTCCGATTCTCTAAAGGTCAACGAGAAAGTGCCAATACCATGCCGGAAACTTCTAACACAATAGCACTAGCTGCACTAGGTGTAGCGATACGTTATTTAGAAATTGTGAACGATTCCTCTAACCACGGTCAATATCAAATTAAAATGCTGAATCTCAACAG ATTTGTGCATATGGATGCCGCAGCTGTTACCGCGTTGAATCTTTTCCCTAAACCAGGCGTCAGCATGACTTCGGCCGCTTTCAAATGGCACAGCGTACTGGGAGTACTCGATCGTTGTCGGACACCTCAAGGTCATCGGCTGATGGCTCAATGGATAAAGCAACCGTTACGTGGCTACGACATGATCAAGGATCGCCATGACATTGTCGAGTGTCTCGTGGATAGTGCTGTAGTTCGGGCGGAACTGCACGATCTGCACATGAAGCGACTTCCGGATATACTTCTAGTAGTTAGGAGGCTACTGAAAAAGAAATCATCACTGCAAGACATTTTCCGACTGTACCAGGTCGTTTTGCGAACTCCAAAAATTTTGCAACTTCTGGAAACAGTGGAAAATACTGCAGTCAGAAGTATTATTCTTATTCCGATGAAGGACACACTGGGAGATCTTAAATTGTTCAAGGCAATGGTAGAACAAATTTTGGATCTGGAAGCGGTTGAACGTGGAGAATATTTGGTGAAACACACGTTTGATGATCAGCTAAAAGAGCTCAAAGAACAAATGGACGAAATCCAAGGCAAGATGAAACGACTACTCTCAAAGGTAGCTAGTGAGCTTGGTTTGGAGGGCAATTCAATAAAATTGGATTTCGTCGGTCATCACGGTTTCCATTTTCGCATTTCGCTTAAGGATGAAACTCTCATACGCAAAAGTACAAAATTCCAG ATACTGGATGCAATCAAAGGTGGTGTTAGATTCACGAATGAAAAACTTACTGACTTCAATGCGGCTTTTGCCAGCTCGAAAGAATCGTACGAAGAGCAGCAAAAGTCTATTGTTGATGAGGTCATACGAATTGCCATCGGTTATGTCGAGCCATGGACGATATTGAACAACCAGATAGCACAACTTGACTGCTTCTTAAGTTTTGCGGTAGCCGCAACAAGTGCACCGGAGCCATATGTGCGTCCGAGAATGCATCCAGAAGGAGAAGGCTCGCTGAAATTGGTAAGCTTGCGTCACCCTTGTTTAGAACTACAGGAAGATGTGAGCTACATAGCAAATGACGCCGAGTTTCAAAAAGATAAAACCACAATGTATATTATCACTGGCCCGAATATGGGCGGAAAAAGTACCTTTATTCGTTCCGTTGGAGTTGCTGTTTTTATGGCTCACATGGGAGCCTTTGTACCATGCGCTGAAGCCGATATCACGCTTGTTGATTCGATTCTTGGCAGAATTGGCGCAAATGACAACTTAAGCAAGGGTCTCAGCACTTTTATGGTTGAAATGGTAGAAACTGCTGGTATTATACGTACCGCCACAGATAAATCATTAGTCATTATTGATGAGCTCGGTCGTGGCACTTCAACTTATGAGGGTTGTGGAATTGCTTGGTCCATTGCAGAATatcttgcaaaagaaaaaaaatgcttcACTCTTTTTGCTACTCATTTCCATGAAATCGCCGAAATGGCTGAGACCATAAAAACCGTGTATAGCTGCCACATGGAAGCCATCGCCGATAAGGAGAATTTCACTTTGCTGTACCACGTCAAACCAGGTGTCATGCAgaaaagtttcggaatacaAGTTGCCAGGCTGGCAAATTTTCCTGACGATGTTGTTGAG TTGGCTCAAAGGCTGTATGATGAATGCGAAGGCCATTACACTCAATTACAAGCTGACAACGACGAGGAAGGAATTAAGGTTTTCTTAGCATCACTCGATAAAATTACCAATGTGAATCCACACAGCGACGAAGCAGTCCAAACAATGCTGCAAGACGTTCGTTCTTGTGTTCGCAATTGCAACAGTCCGTACTTCCGTAAGACTTTTCCAAATCTGTATGTCTAA